In Sporocytophaga myxococcoides DSM 11118, the following are encoded in one genomic region:
- a CDS encoding sensor histidine kinase, with product MFPRNHLQIPKSPLLYSFKGIYIILLLWGLISIFGSQANAERKVLHIIPSQGTYNLTDYAERVLTSDSVIEFSKLHLLPNVPLASAQADFVGNVHCLKFVLANDDSLDHNLYLSIAFSDYNSLFIAERNTIFKQSGDLVPLNGRMVKTGQFCFIPIEIGRGEELTCFLKLKSASAISQQFKGFTLNSLKIYTEQAYLDRFEKPKIFHAFFFGAVLIMLVFNLFIFISTRSLSYLYYVCFLGLLALFLAANSGYVLELFLYNFPRVDLYVRFLSAPLLVVSYLLFSINFLEAKKYTPVLKKILSGCIVLFVFYIMLMILGYWKIGRAAVILTSILSFLLIFYTAYRIYRKGYSPAAYFLGGNLLLIAGGLIYAAERLFIIPQNLIGGYNLQVSSLLEIVLFSFGLADRINFIQKELNEVRFENERKSKEAEIERKRIVEEKNRELEIVNKQLDAFIYRTAHDLRGPLARVLGMSQLALMDIKEEAARDYFSRITADANQLSYILKRLSVVYEISTKKIVIEPIDTIELVRSILKDFASQGYYIESDIKTEIFSETIHSDVLLVRFILQNLLENAFKFKEEKGKQKIEFVIQKDSRNIIIQVKDFGIGIPVNEVSSIFELFSTAALKYKTPGLGLYMVRICTEKLNGKVVLENPSNPTVFRVELPV from the coding sequence ATGTTTCCGCGTAATCACTTACAAATTCCGAAAAGCCCATTATTATATTCTTTCAAAGGAATATATATCATTTTACTACTTTGGGGTTTAATTTCCATTTTTGGGAGTCAGGCTAATGCCGAAAGGAAAGTTCTGCATATCATTCCTTCTCAAGGAACTTATAATCTGACTGATTATGCTGAAAGGGTTTTAACATCAGACTCAGTTATTGAATTCAGTAAATTACATTTACTTCCTAATGTTCCTCTTGCCTCAGCTCAGGCTGACTTTGTAGGTAATGTTCATTGTCTAAAATTTGTATTAGCAAACGATGATTCTCTGGATCATAACTTATATTTAAGCATCGCTTTCAGCGATTACAATTCTTTGTTTATTGCTGAAAGAAATACCATCTTCAAACAATCAGGAGATTTGGTGCCTTTAAATGGCAGGATGGTAAAGACAGGTCAGTTTTGTTTTATCCCTATTGAAATCGGGAGGGGAGAAGAATTAACTTGTTTCCTCAAACTTAAGAGTGCTTCAGCAATTTCACAACAATTCAAAGGGTTTACACTTAATTCTCTTAAGATCTATACAGAGCAGGCATATCTGGACAGATTTGAAAAACCGAAAATTTTCCATGCGTTCTTTTTTGGAGCAGTACTGATCATGTTAGTTTTTAACCTTTTCATTTTTATATCTACAAGGTCATTAAGTTATCTTTATTATGTGTGTTTTCTTGGCCTTCTGGCCTTGTTCCTTGCTGCAAACAGTGGTTATGTTCTGGAACTGTTTCTATACAATTTTCCAAGGGTTGATCTTTATGTTCGGTTTCTTTCTGCGCCATTACTTGTAGTATCTTATCTTTTATTCAGTATAAATTTTTTGGAAGCTAAAAAATATACTCCTGTTTTAAAAAAGATTTTAAGCGGTTGTATCGTGTTATTCGTGTTCTATATCATGCTTATGATTTTGGGATATTGGAAGATCGGTCGTGCTGCTGTTATATTAACATCAATCTTGTCCTTCCTTCTTATTTTTTATACTGCATATAGAATATATAGAAAAGGCTATTCGCCGGCAGCATATTTTTTAGGTGGTAATCTCCTACTAATCGCCGGTGGCCTTATCTATGCAGCTGAAAGGTTATTTATTATTCCTCAGAATTTAATTGGGGGATATAATCTTCAGGTTTCATCTTTGCTTGAAATTGTGCTATTTTCATTCGGTTTGGCGGACAGGATAAATTTTATTCAGAAAGAGCTGAACGAGGTTAGGTTTGAGAATGAGCGAAAATCGAAAGAAGCAGAAATTGAAAGAAAACGTATTGTTGAAGAAAAGAATCGGGAATTGGAAATTGTCAATAAGCAGTTGGATGCATTTATATACAGAACTGCACATGATTTGAGAGGTCCCCTTGCCAGAGTGCTGGGAATGTCTCAGCTTGCATTAATGGATATTAAGGAAGAGGCGGCAAGAGATTATTTTTCACGAATAACTGCAGATGCCAATCAGCTTAGTTATATTTTGAAACGCCTGTCAGTTGTATATGAGATAAGTACTAAGAAGATTGTCATTGAACCCATAGATACAATTGAGCTTGTAAGGTCCATACTCAAAGATTTTGCTTCACAAGGTTATTATATCGAATCAGATATAAAAACAGAGATTTTTTCGGAAACAATACATTCCGATGTTTTGCTTGTAAGATTTATTCTTCAAAATCTTCTTGAGAACGCATTTAAATTCAAAGAAGAGAAAGGTAAACAGAAGATTGAATTTGTAATACAAAAGGATAGCAGGAATATAATCATTCAGGTTAAAGATTTTGGAATAGGGATTCCTGTGAATGAGGTCAGTTCTATATTTGAATTATTTTCAACTGCTGCCCTCAAGTATAAGACGCCGGGTTTGGGTTTATATATGGTAAGGATATGCACTGAAAAACTTAATGGGAAAGTTGTACTTGAAAATCCTTCAAACCCTACAGTGTTTCGAGTTGAACTCCCAGTCTGA
- a CDS encoding DsbA family oxidoreductase: MKPKIKIAIASDVVCPWCYIGKRRIEKAMDQLKNEYDFDIHYLPFELNPGTPKEGYNQKEYLSNKFGGEERYEQITSNVTSVAAQDGLKFDFNKQLKSPNTLDAHRIIWFSEKTGKQRATVEAFFKAYFEDGVDLTKKENLISVAASAGLEAEKTRALLESNEGINEVKESERFIQGAGVSGVPFYIINDKYGISGAQPADVFVKALTDIAAETPLQGGESCDVDGKNC; this comes from the coding sequence ATGAAACCAAAAATAAAAATTGCCATTGCATCAGATGTAGTATGTCCATGGTGCTACATCGGTAAAAGAAGAATTGAGAAAGCGATGGATCAGCTTAAGAATGAATATGACTTCGATATTCACTATCTGCCTTTTGAATTGAATCCTGGAACGCCCAAAGAAGGTTATAATCAGAAAGAATATCTCTCAAACAAATTCGGAGGAGAAGAAAGATACGAGCAAATCACAAGCAATGTAACCAGCGTTGCTGCCCAGGATGGACTCAAGTTTGACTTTAACAAACAATTAAAATCTCCTAATACACTAGATGCACATAGAATCATTTGGTTTTCTGAAAAAACAGGTAAGCAAAGAGCAACTGTAGAAGCTTTTTTTAAAGCATATTTTGAAGATGGAGTGGATCTAACTAAAAAAGAAAATCTCATTTCTGTAGCAGCTTCAGCTGGTCTTGAAGCTGAAAAGACAAGAGCACTCTTAGAATCCAATGAAGGCATAAATGAAGTAAAAGAGTCTGAGCGCTTTATTCAAGGTGCTGGCGTTTCAGGTGTTCCTTTTTACATTATTAATGACAAGTATGGTATCTCCGGAGCACAGCCTGCTGATGTCTTTGTGAAAGCTCTTACAGATATTGCTGCGGAAACTCCGCTTCAAGGAGGAGAGTCATGCGATGTTGATGGAAAAAATTGCTAA
- a CDS encoding pirin family protein: protein MRNIEIVASPNAPHMVGDGFRVHNFIPSRFRLDMQRMDPFIMMDYNSRFYFPPTQKPKGVGVHPHRGFETVTIAYKGKVAHHDSTGNKGIIGEGDVQWMTAASGVLHKEYHEENFSKTGGDFQMVQLWVNLPAKDKMSTPKYQAITNEEISKVKLPDNAGLIEVIAGEYQGVKGPAFTFTPVNMQNAKLNKGGKAAFSFPSDYNTVILVIEGSVKVNEKENVPADHLVLFENNAEDFTIEALEDSIVLVLSGKPINEPIYAHGPFVMNTRAEIMQAFEDVNSGKFGYLED, encoded by the coding sequence ATGAGAAATATAGAAATTGTAGCATCTCCAAACGCACCTCATATGGTGGGAGATGGCTTCAGGGTACATAATTTCATTCCAAGCAGATTCCGTCTGGATATGCAGAGAATGGATCCATTCATTATGATGGATTATAATTCAAGGTTTTATTTTCCTCCGACACAAAAGCCAAAAGGAGTTGGTGTTCATCCACACAGAGGTTTTGAAACAGTAACGATTGCATATAAAGGAAAGGTTGCTCATCATGACAGCACCGGAAATAAAGGTATTATAGGCGAAGGTGATGTACAATGGATGACGGCTGCTTCAGGGGTATTGCATAAGGAATATCATGAAGAGAACTTCAGTAAGACTGGTGGAGACTTTCAGATGGTACAGCTTTGGGTAAATCTTCCTGCAAAGGATAAGATGTCCACGCCAAAGTATCAGGCGATTACCAATGAAGAAATCAGTAAGGTAAAGCTTCCGGATAATGCGGGATTGATTGAAGTGATTGCAGGGGAGTATCAAGGAGTTAAAGGTCCTGCATTTACATTTACTCCAGTGAACATGCAAAATGCAAAACTGAATAAAGGCGGCAAGGCAGCGTTTTCATTTCCTTCTGATTATAATACGGTGATTCTGGTTATTGAAGGAAGTGTAAAAGTAAATGAAAAGGAAAATGTTCCTGCAGATCATCTTGTGCTTTTTGAAAACAATGCGGAGGACTTTACTATTGAGGCTCTGGAAGATTCAATTGTCTTGGTCTTGAGTGGTAAGCCTATCAACGAGCCTATCTATGCTCATGGTCCTTTTGTGATGAATACAAGAGCTGAAATAATGCAGGCTTTTGAAGATGTAAATAGTGGAAAATTCGGATATTTGGAAGACTAA